CGGTGCCGGCGGTCACGACGGAATTCGAATCCAATCTCGGTCCGGCGAATTTCCACACCGCGGAATTCACCGACCTCACGCCCGACACGCTGTATGCCTATCGCGTGGGCGACGGCGCCAACTGGAGCGAGTGGTTTCAGTTTCGCACCGCGAGTCGGACGGCCCGGCCCTTCAGTTTCATTTACTTCGGCGACGCGCAGAATGACATCAAGACGCATTGGTCGCGCGTCTTCCGCGAGGCCTTTCGCGAGGCGCCGCGGGCCGCGTTCACCCTCCACGCCGGCGATCTGGTCAGCGAAGGCAACAATGACGAGCAATGGGGCGAATGGTTCGGGGCCCCCGCCTGGGTCAACGCGACGATTCCCGTCGTTGCCACCCCGGGTAATCACGAATACCGCCGTGCCGATGAACGGGATGAGAAGTCCCCGCGGGTCCTCAGCCGGCACTGGCGTCCGCAGTTTGCCCTGCCGGAGAATGGCCCGGCCGGCGTGCCCGAGTTAATTGAGACGACCTACTTCTTCGATTACCAGGGCGCGCGCATCATTTCGCTCAATTCAAACACCCGCCAGGCCGAGCAGCAGGCCTGGCTGCGGGAAGTGCTGAGCCAGAATCCCCAGCGCTGGACGATCGTGACTTTCCACCATCCGATCTTTTCGCCGGCACGCGACCGCGACCACGCCAACCTCCGGGCGGCGTGGAAGCCCCTCTTCGATGAGTTCAAGGTGGATCTCGTCCTGACCGGGCACGATCACACCTACGCACGCAGTGGCGACCTCGGTGACCGCATCCCAGTCGGCACGGTTAACGCCAAGCCGGGTTACCAGCAGATCTACGATCCCGCCATCGGCACAGTTTACGTGGTGTCGGTCAGCGGGCCCAAGATGTATAAGCTAACCGGGGGGGAGTGGGCGGTGCGAACCGCCGAGAACACGCAGTTGTTCCAAGTCGTCACGGTCAACGGCGATGAACTCCGGTTTGAGGCGCGCACCGCCGTCAACCGCCTGCACGATGCCTTCACCCTGCGAAAGCGCCCCGGCCAGGCAAACGAGCTGATCGAGCATCTGCCGCCACAATCCGATCGCTCACCTTGAGCGCGCGTTGGTTTATTCGGAGGGGCTCTGACTCTGCGTTTCGATGCGCAACACGTGGGCGAGCGCATCGTCCAGCGCCGGTAGTTCGAGGGTGAGGACCCCTTTCTCGTTTCGCCACTCCAGCGGCTCTGCTCGGCCGAACAAGGTGATCTTCGACCCAGGTTTGGCGGCGACCGAGGTCAGCTGGAAGCTGGCGCTGTCAGGTTTTCGCAGGAGAATGGCATACACGTGGCGGCCGTCGCGTGAGGTGGTGAAGCGCACGTGTTCCCCCTCCTTCCAGAGGTCGCCGCGGCGTATGTCGGTGTCCCAAATGGCTTCACCGTTTACCTTCAGCCAGGCGCCGACCTCCTCAAGCTGGCGGATGGCCTCGGGGTGAAACTCGCCGGCGCCGTTGGGGCCGATGCCCACCATGAAGTTGCCGCCCTTCGCGACGGAGTCGACCAGGTTGTCCACGACCCATTTGGCACCTTTGTGTTGGGCGGCGTCGCCTTCCCACGAGAAGTTGCGGCCGAGCGGGTAGATGACCATCCAAGGCAGTCCGGTGGCCTGCTCGGACGGCACGGTGCGCTCAGGGGTGTAGTAGTCGCCGTAGTTGCCGATGCCGCGATTGCGGATCATCACATCGGGCTGCCACTGGCGCACGAGCTTGATGGTTTCCCGCAACTGTGGCCAGACCTCGCCGCCGAGTTGGATGTCGAGGCAGAGCATGTCGATCTTGCCATACTGCGTCAGCAACTCGTGCAACTGCTCACGGTGGCGCGCCATCATGTGCGTGATCTCATCCGGTGTGGGGTCAGGGAAAAGCACGGCCGGACGCTTTTGTCGCTCCTCGAGCGATTTCACGCTCTTGGAACTCACGTTTTGAATCGGGTGCCGTCCATAGGGGCGGAACGAGACGTCATACCAGTCGGAGTGGGAGAAATAGAGGTTGATCTTCAGCCCGTGCCGGCGGCCGGCGTCGGTGAGTTCGCGGATGATGTCCCGCTTGAAAGGCGTCTCCATCACGCTGTAGGCCACATCGCAGTCTTCTATGAAAGGTTTCCCCGGGATGCTGAAATTCGGCCGTTGTTTCACGCGGGTCTTGGTGTCCCAGAGCGAGAAGCCCTCGTGGTGTTTCGTCGTGATGGCGAAACACTGGAAGCCGGCGCGCTGGAAGAATTCCATCCAGCCGTTGGCGTCGAACTTCGTGGGGTTCCAGTGCTGGTGGGACTCGAGCCACTTCTGCCGCTCCTCGTCGGATTGCTCGAGGAAGGTCCACGATTCGCGCGCGTGGGGCAGCAGGGAGTAAAGGCCCCAGTGGATGCGCACGCCGTATTTCATGTTGCGAAACTCCTGGTGGGCCGCGGCGGACGCGTGGCGGTAATCCGACTGGGGCACCTCTTCGACGTAGGAAGCATTTCCCTGGCGCACGCTCTCGGGTAACCGCAGAGTGCTTTCACGGTCGGCGGAGGCAGCGGAGGCGGTGAGGCTGGCGGCCAGCAGGGCCGTCACGAGGAGGGGGGCGTGAGGGGATTGCATGGGGAAACGAGTCAGTTGTGCGGCGAGACGGAATAGCTGGCGCCCGCGGCGACGTCGAACTCGATGACCCCGGCGGCGATCGCGCGCGTGGTGACCGGCTCGCCGTCGTTGCGGATGATGACGGGCTGGGGTGTCCGCAGGCGGCAAACGCCGTCGCGGGACGCCCGGATTTCCGCGGAGGCCAGGCGGCCGTCGCGCCAGGCGACGTCCACGCCATAACCGCCGCGGGCGCGGAGGCCGCGGAGCGAGCCGGTGGCCCAGGCGCGGGGCAGCGCGGGGAGCAGTTCGATCTCGCCCGCGTGCGACTGCATGATCATCTCGACCATGCCGGCCGCGATGCCTTGGATGGCCTGGTTGCCTTCCATGGAGGGCACGCGATCGCTGTCCTCCGGGGCGGGGTGCTTCGAAATGCTGGTCTGGAGGTGGCGGATAAGTTCGTAACAACGCTCGGCGTCGCCGAGGCGGGCGTGCAGGTTGATCTTCCACGCGCCGGTCCAGCCGGCGGGGTCGTCGCGGATCACGAGCGTTTTCCGCACGGCCTCGGCCAGCTCGGGTGTGCCGCGTCGGGTGATCTGGTTGCTGGGGTAGAAGGCATAGAGGTGCGACACATGGCGATGCTTTGGGTCGAACTCCTTCCAGGGCTTGAGCCATTCCATGAGCGTTCCGTCGGCGCGCACCAGGTGCGGGGGGAGGCGCGGCAGGGCGGCGTTGAGCTCGGCCTGGAGGGCATCGTCCACCTGCAGCTCCCGCGCGGCGGCGAGGGTCCAGGTGAAGACATCACGCAGCAACTGGTTGTCGATGGCACAGCCCATCGTGATGGAGTTGCGCACGCCCTCCTTTGGATTCGGCAGGCCGTCGTGCAGCAGCGCGCGTCCGTCCACGAGCACAAAGCCGTTTTCCGGGGAGCCGGACGGCGAGGGGACGAGCCAGCGGTGGGTCGGCTCCTCGACCAGCATGTCCAAGCCGAATTCTGCCGCGCCCTTCAGCAGCGGGTAGATGCGCCGCAGGGTGGCGGGATCCGGGTTATAGAGGTAGTGCTCCCAGAGGTGTTGCGTCAGCCAGACGCCCATCAGGGGCGCCATGCCATGGAAGACGCGGTCGGTCATGGCGGTGTTCATCCAGACGTCGGTGCCGTGGTGGGCCGTCCAGCCGCGGGCGCCATAGTTGCCCCGGGCGGTGCGCGCACCGCTGGCCGCCAGGTCCTCGATAAAACTGAAGAGGGACTCGACCGTGCTGGGCAGGCCCGTGGTTTCGGCGGGCCAGTAGCATTCCTGGATGTTGATGTTGAGCGTCCAGCGGCCGCGCCAGCGGCCCTTGAGGTCATCGAGCCAGATGTTGTGGTTGTTGAACGCCATTGTGCCGGGCCGGGAATCCGCGATCAGCAGGTAGCGGGCGAACTGGAAGTATTGGGCGGTATAAAGCGGATCGGCCGCGCCGGCGCGGATGCGGTCCATGCGCGTGGTCGTGTCGTCCTGCGCGGCCGCGGTTCCACCGAGGTCGAGGCGGCAGGCGCGGAAAAGTGGCTGATAGTCCAGGATGTGCCGTTGCTTCAATTCGGCGAACGACCGCCGGGCGGCGTCGCGGATGTAGCCGGCGCAGCGGGCGTCGGGGTCGGCCGAGATATCATTCCAATTTACGTAATTGGTGGCGCCGGCGAGGATGAGGGTGACGGCATCGGCTTGCTCGACCCGCACGCTTGTCCCGCTGGCATCTCGCACGATGCGCGTGGTTCCGCCGTCTGCGATCACGCGCAGCCGGCCCTGCCAGCGCATGCGGCTGGGA
This DNA window, taken from Oleiharenicola lentus, encodes the following:
- a CDS encoding purple acid phosphatase family protein, which codes for MKLLASSLLGIASVTAGFAHNTPASEPWRPTAYADRLTHAPRPLPDRIVLTWRQDPATTQAVTWRTDASVVQGVAEIALANEQGRELRARAVPAVTTEFESNLGPANFHTAEFTDLTPDTLYAYRVGDGANWSEWFQFRTASRTARPFSFIYFGDAQNDIKTHWSRVFREAFREAPRAAFTLHAGDLVSEGNNDEQWGEWFGAPAWVNATIPVVATPGNHEYRRADERDEKSPRVLSRHWRPQFALPENGPAGVPELIETTYFFDYQGARIISLNSNTRQAEQQAWLREVLSQNPQRWTIVTFHHPIFSPARDRDHANLRAAWKPLFDEFKVDLVLTGHDHTYARSGDLGDRIPVGTVNAKPGYQQIYDPAIGTVYVVSVSGPKMYKLTGGEWAVRTAENTQLFQVVTVNGDELRFEARTAVNRLHDAFTLRKRPGQANELIEHLPPQSDRSP
- a CDS encoding glycoside hydrolase family 95 protein, whose product is MMPPAPALLRRSALSWSLAACALATLLPPAAAQNATPTEEQLVARAIAHGNPENLPGDARLSGQATPPAQLMSWWYRTPATRFWEGVPIATGRFGAMLYGRVKDEIIPFNDETLWTGSPYDAVNPKALPSLPEIRKLIAEEKFGEAAELAANLLSHPLPFVQTYQAMGRLHLRFDGHDEASDYRRDLDLDEAVARVTYRIGGTTYRREAFASYPDQVVVMRLSADQPGSLTFTAGLSSLHTSTTESALGEDTILIQGGVSEPNPEVPSRMRWQGRLRVIADGGTTRIVRDASGTSVRVEQADAVTLILAGATNYVNWNDISADPDARCAGYIRDAARRSFAELKQRHILDYQPLFRACRLDLGGTAAAQDDTTTRMDRIRAGAADPLYTAQYFQFARYLLIADSRPGTMAFNNHNIWLDDLKGRWRGRWTLNINIQECYWPAETTGLPSTVESLFSFIEDLAASGARTARGNYGARGWTAHHGTDVWMNTAMTDRVFHGMAPLMGVWLTQHLWEHYLYNPDPATLRRIYPLLKGAAEFGLDMLVEEPTHRWLVPSPSGSPENGFVLVDGRALLHDGLPNPKEGVRNSITMGCAIDNQLLRDVFTWTLAAARELQVDDALQAELNAALPRLPPHLVRADGTLMEWLKPWKEFDPKHRHVSHLYAFYPSNQITRRGTPELAEAVRKTLVIRDDPAGWTGAWKINLHARLGDAERCYELIRHLQTSISKHPAPEDSDRVPSMEGNQAIQGIAAGMVEMIMQSHAGEIELLPALPRAWATGSLRGLRARGGYGVDVAWRDGRLASAEIRASRDGVCRLRTPQPVIIRNDGEPVTTRAIAAGVIEFDVAAGASYSVSPHN
- a CDS encoding alpha-L-fucosidase — translated: MQSPHAPLLVTALLAASLTASAASADRESTLRLPESVRQGNASYVEEVPQSDYRHASAAAHQEFRNMKYGVRIHWGLYSLLPHARESWTFLEQSDEERQKWLESHQHWNPTKFDANGWMEFFQRAGFQCFAITTKHHEGFSLWDTKTRVKQRPNFSIPGKPFIEDCDVAYSVMETPFKRDIIRELTDAGRRHGLKINLYFSHSDWYDVSFRPYGRHPIQNVSSKSVKSLEERQKRPAVLFPDPTPDEITHMMARHREQLHELLTQYGKIDMLCLDIQLGGEVWPQLRETIKLVRQWQPDVMIRNRGIGNYGDYYTPERTVPSEQATGLPWMVIYPLGRNFSWEGDAAQHKGAKWVVDNLVDSVAKGGNFMVGIGPNGAGEFHPEAIRQLEEVGAWLKVNGEAIWDTDIRRGDLWKEGEHVRFTTSRDGRHVYAILLRKPDSASFQLTSVAAKPGSKITLFGRAEPLEWRNEKGVLTLELPALDDALAHVLRIETQSQSPSE